Sequence from the Festucalex cinctus isolate MCC-2025b chromosome 21, RoL_Fcin_1.0, whole genome shotgun sequence genome:
atgtttttatttttcagggccgatatcAGTACTGATTCGTAAGGAAGTCGATAACCGATACTTGGAGCAGGTATTCATTTTtactaaaagtgcaaatattggtgtaaaaaatttttttttattattattattattattagtagtagtagtagtagtagtcaatcgatgttttaaaattttaaaatcttaaaatttaaataaaaaagaaacaagtaaacagctccctattgttttctacagtaaatatttttttcccaaaatttcaaaatatctgaaatattgaatttgttgtttgttgttttaatttcaaataaaaacagaaggtgcggCAAGTTCATAAGGTCAGCAGGACCTCTTAAAGTTAATGGAAAATTTGCTTTTGAAAAAAGTTGATGTCCTGCTTACTGGCAGTAAATAGGAATATGTTTTCttaatatgtgtatgtgtgttttaatTCATCTGTACCTGGTTTGGACACAATTTTCTGCAACTGCTGGTCCAGGTACTCCTGTCGCTGAGTAAGCGTGGCCAGCCACTGCTCCCTCATTCTCTCCAAATCCATTTCCTTCACACAAGCACACCCAAAATAAGCTTTTGGTGTACTGCTCACCAAGAAAAACGCTTTCTGACGTTGGCCAAATACATTAGCTGATATGTTATGATATGTAAGAGCAAACCTTACTTGGTAGCTGTCCATTTCTTCATCCCGAACctaaaaatagatattttaaGATCAACAGTttgatataaataataaaacgtgGAAAATGCAGATGGAAGGGCAGATCTTGGCATATTACGAGAGATCAGTGCAGTTGCCCCACCTCcccaaaaataatgcaaatactGTACTATTAATATTATCATCTCCCCTTACCAGCAGCGAGTCCCtgccttttgttgtattttggaCCTTGACGTCTCCAATGGACACAGAGAGGATAGAGATGGAGATCAGCGGCATTGTGCCAGAGTCGGGCACGGAGCGCAACTCCACCTGCACTCGACGAGACTGACCCTGAACGGCAAGATTTCGCAAGAGTAGTTTATGGATAATGAGCATTACAAACATGcctgacatcattttttttccagaccaatTTAACGGCGAATCATTGCAGGCGAACATATTCAAACAAAACACACCTGTTTGAGCTGAAAGATTCCCCCCGTGCGTACGTCCTTAGCAGGAAGAATTTCCACGGGTGTGAACTGCCCTGCGTCATTTAGCTCCATTAGATGCACCCACAGCTCCACCCGCCGAGTCACCTCGCTCCACCTCGAAAGATTCAGAAACAAAGAATTTGCAACGCTTCAAACAAGGATAATCAtcaatccagccgtttttttttactgcttatTCTAGTCAGGTTGGCACGAGGGCAAGAGGCAGGGGACAGCCTGGActtattcttaactcattcactccccgccattttgactgaagcaacccccttcgatcccaagctgttttactggattttgcaaggcccacagaatattgtgttatattgctataaaacatggaacacaccaaaagaaagataagagtctcttcttccatctggaaaaaaaattacatttgtatctgttttcgttttgcagcaatgagcattagaatatagctaagtttcatcattattcacaaacctgttgaaaacactggggaaaagagcttgttgcaacatggccctggctactctcttatactttgctgccacctgctggccgtttttttctaataactaccattactttaaACAACCTCAGTTAGTCAgttagctgcatcaaagccttctgtatgcttttgcataataaaaacaagacaaaacataaaatacgtgtaaacacgtttttgatagtgaaggacaaagtaataaacgttttttgggggggttgaatgagttaatgatcttTCCTGAATTCTGGACGCAAAGTGATTTCTTAATAAATATGATTATAAACCTCTCTCTGAGCGAGCGGGTTTTGGCTTGAATTACGCCGAGGTCCCACAGCGCCAGGTTCCTCCGATGGTTGTCCTGTTTGTGACCATACACTTCGATAGCCACCGCACCCTCAGACAAATACTCCAAAAAGTCCTCTGACACTGGCACTGATAatgcctggggaaaaaaaaaaaaaaaacacacacacacacaatatggaCAGTTCCAATCAACAATTTCATAATTAATAAACTACAATCATGATTTACTCTTCTCTTCATTGTCATGAAGTGATACCTTGGAGCTGTCAAAAACAACTGTACACTGAGGGTCTTTGGAAGCAGATGGCGAGGGGGCCCGCGCCATTTCTGGAGGAATGAATATAGGCTCTGCCTGTCCACAAAAGTGATACTGGCAGAAGACGAAGTTAGACAGGTGACGAGGAAGACCGGTAGCCTGGAGGATTTTCACCTGAGGTGGCAACAGGACAGCATATAAGCTGCTTACTCATTTGGTCATTGAAAACAAAACGCATTAAGACACAGTACTCAAGTTCTCACCACACAGTTCAGTTTACGCTCCTGTGCATCTCCATCTGTGTTCGTTAGCTGTGAACCTTCGTCCTCTGAGCTTTCTGTTCCTCGCCATACCTCCACATGAAGCCGGCCCGCCacctgaaacacaaacacaagatAGAGATTTGAATATGTCTGGCTGGAAAATAAGACTTTGGCAAAAATCCAATCAGGACTGTCCTACCTCTCCCTTCTGGTTGATGATGGGTACTGCATACTGTAGTTTCACATCATAGAACAGACATGCCAGGAACACGTTGGCCACCCCAATCAGACTGTGATTCTCCTGCTCATCAAAAAATGGGTCGGCCCGTTTGAAATAAGACCGCATCACCTGTATAAAAGATGGAAGAACAATCTACATTACTCAAAAAGACTATGGGAAGAATTCAGAGATTGGTTTCTAAATGCATTTTACAGTACATGTTTGAAGTTgggttctcaactcaactcaggtTTATTGTCAAAAGTATCGATACTTTGAAAAGTATGTTCATTTTttagactgatttttttttgtagtatatGATCTAAAAATACAGTTTACAGATACATACAGTTTACAATACAGATTACATGTATAGTTAACCACCTCAAATTTGTTCTTATTGTATTGTATCATATTGTTCTATGTGTGTTTTTACCTCAGACAACCAAGAATGTTGTCATtgtggcatatatatatatatatatatatatatatatatatatatgaataaataagtaattgagcttttcttCTACATGacactggttgatctcctttgctctgctgccacctgctggccgtttgtgtaataactaccatttctgcaaccgttctttgcagttgagaggctgcatcaaagccttctgtatgtatatatataaaaaaacgtataaatacgtctttgggacacttagaacataaaaaacgtatttatacgttattgggagtaaatgagttaaatggtaaACTTTCCCCAGGGTATCTCAGTTGAGACCTACACACCGACGACACCAAGTAAGGCGGTGATGTATTGAACTGGCCCACTTCCGTTCTCCAgaaattattttcactttacaaggACTAAGTAATAGTTAATTGGAATGTGTCTAGAACTAATCCTGTAGCATTCAAACAGTTTGTCCAACACCTCTAGGATTCACTCTCCTGACTCACAGGGTTGTCTTCATCAAAGTCTTTCCATTCTTGGTAGAGATCCCGCATGTCCACCAGCCTGTTCTCCATTTTCTCCATTGCCCAGATCTGCTTCCCTCTCCCTTTACGGCGAACCTGAATGGCTGGCTCGCTCAGCACGACGTCACGctattcacaaaaataaatagcaatGTTACTCTATGATGTGAAAATGATGTACACCAAAACATAACCTGGCTACTTTCTTCCAAAATATAAGACGATATCATCGTACCTTCCTGTTGGCATCCAGATTGGCGGCTGGTATCTGCAAAGTGACCAGATACTCCGTCCTTTTGTTGAGTTCCTCTGCAATGAAGCAGGCCTCCTGAGCCAAAAGGTTGGCGCGAACGATCTGCTCCTTCAGACGGCGAAGGCTTCGAGTAATCATGGCCTCTCTTGAaggcaaaaaaatgtatgtcgattttatccaaaaataataataaagaaatcaacaGGTTTGTAGAAGGTCCCCATTTGAGCAGGTCTCACCTGTCTTCACTCCAGCGCCGCATACGTTTGTGGGAGACTGGTGATGTGCTGGTGGCAGCAGCACTATTTGGTAATCCCGACAAGTCAAGGAGATTGGGAGATCTCTCGGGGTTGAGTCGCAGACGAAGCTGCTGCAGCTCCTGTTCGTACATTTGCCGCTGGCGCTCCAGGGCGCAGCGTTTCTCTTCCTCATGCTGCCTCTCTAGGGTCTGTAACACTGACTGCAAGGGGTCTGAGGAGGTGCAACCAAAGTTGAGGAGATTATTAGTAATATTATGACATAATAGTCacatacattaactcattcactcccagccattttcacagaagcaatcccgttcgctcctggctgttttactggattttgactgattttacaaggcccacagaatagtgttctattgctataaaagcatggaacctatcaaaagaaagattaaagtcttttctttcatcaggaaaaaaaacatgtttctatctgtttccattttgcagcaattagcattagaagagagctaagtttcatcagttttcacaaatctatttaaaattctaagtaattgagctttttttctagatggccctggttgatctcctttgctctgctgccacctgctggccgtttgtgtaacaactaccatttctgcaaccgttctttgcagttgagaggctgcatcaaagccttccgtatgctctagcataaaaaacaaaaaaaacaaaaacaaaaacaaacgtataaatacgtctttgggacacttacaacattaaaaaaaaaacatatttactcgttattgggagcaaatgagttaaatactttCAACATTATTGATGAACCGAATTACAAAACAAGCCCAGTGATATCACTCACCGTTGTTGGCCATCCCTTTCATCATGACTTCAGCCTGAGCAAACTCAAAGCCAACGTCACTCGAAACGTCACTGGATGCATCAATGTCCACCTCCAACTGCTCCGTACTCAAGCTAGTCTTCATTTTAGCtctgccctcctcctcctcctcaccccTTGCATGGACCAAATGCTTGGGCAGGTTGATCCTGTTCAAGTCACAAAATGGATGtgagcaggtaaaaaaaaaaaaaaaaaaaaagagaacgcaAGGTAAAGCATAAATGGCAGGCTTTAaagatgagtttaaaaaatgatatacgcactaaattaaaaaatcacacaaaccTGAAGAAATGATTGTTTCCCCATAAGATCCGATCACCATGATGAAGGTGCACTGGACTGGTGACCACAGTGCCATTCACCCACGTCCTTCATGGGAAAGAATATTAACAGCCAACATGTTTTAATAATGTCAAATATTGCAAATGCATTGTAGGTAACAGAGCAGCGGTCAAAAAGTCAGTAATTAGCAACAAGCAGAATATTGAAGCTGCAGGAGTCGATGTAGGGGCTTGTTAATTTCGTCCACTCATAATCTCAAGGATGAACATGTTcagaaaatatatgaaaattattttttaattaatctgtCTTGCTGTATTCACTGATGAATGTCATGTGATTTTTCTGTACTGGATTCAGGAGCGGACTTGGCCATCGGAAATTTCCCGACCggcccatgaaaaaaaaataaaaatacgctCCTCAATTTAGTTTTCGGATTTATGTACCATATGTGACGCATGGAGcagagacaaaacaaaacaaaaatatacttgTGATGTTATGTGCTGGCAAATTTCATCGTGGCTTgttcacaaacacatttttggcaatAGGCAGctcacaaaatatttacttggtTGTGTAATTTTACCCCACCGTCCAACCTCTTAGAACACAAGTCCCCtttaaacaacaataaaaaaaaatagcaagaaaaaaattattataaaattataaggttgaatcaaataaaaaaaacattagcttttaattatatttttacagGTCGACGAGAGAATGATAACATCAATTAAATAGAACGTAGACAAATAATACTCCAAAAGAAGACGTTACTGAATACACACCGAGCATTGCGATGAGGTGTGAGCACCACACCGTCGTTTTGTGTGACATCAATGATGCAGTGCTCAGCTTGGATGGCCATCCCACACAGCTGGATGTCTTGTGATTTGGATGAGCCCACACGCGTGTGCTCCTAcatatgttgttaaaaaaaaaaaaaaaagatagataaTATCAGCAATTCAGTCCAACAATAAATATGATATGTTGTACCTTTAAGTAGTAGACGAGCAGCTCATTGAGGGCAGGGTCAGCATTCAAATTGACCAGGAAGCACTTATCATCCACTACTCGGATGCCAGACGACTGCAGGGAAATACCCAAACTCTCCAGCTGCCTCTGACGCTCCtataaagtgaaaatatttatgtattattaccagatcaaactttatttagctGACTGAAATTAGAAATAATTTGCTGTGCAACTACGTAGTGTGTGAGGGTTTGTTACTTGTGCGATAGACTCCGTTTTCCTGAGTTTCTCCTCCCAAGTCACGGTCATCTCTTGGATTAGTTTCTCTGACTCCTCCAGCCGCTCCTTGAGCTCAGGGGCCTTCATGGACTGAAAGAAACcttatttgatttcatttgaatttacTTTGCTGATTATAATACGTCAAGGGgaaatttttagtttttgtccaatagaaggttgccataatttttttcattatgtcTATATGCTGTGTCAATCACATTTTAGTTGCAAAAGGCTTCCCTTTCacttcaataaatcaaacagCATATAAAAACCTCAGCCTCTGTGAGCTGCTCCTTCAGTTTCTCCACTTCCTCTCGCAACTCCCTGATAATTCTGGCATTGGGGTCTTCGTTGACCACAGCGTGGTTCACGATGCTTTTGGCCCGGTCGGCGTAACGCAGGGTGGACAGAGTCTCGTCATAATTGTCAGCTGCTGGGCTGATGGTGGCCACCATGGCTGTGCGGCTGTTGCCCCCCAAACTGTCCTGCAGTTACAGACATCACATCATCAACATCACGTTGCAACAATTAGGAATCAAATatgatcttaactcattcaatcccaaaaacgtgtaaaaacgtttttaaatattttgtccttccctcccaaaaatgtgtttagatgtttttttttgtttgtttgtttgtttttttgtttttatgcaagagcatacagaaggctttggcatggtgtcagcagagtataagagatcagccatgggcatgttgcaacaacctttttgtcagtgttttcaccaggaatgtgaatattgaagaAACgtacctatattctaatgctaattgctgcaaaacggaaacagatagaaatatactttttttttcctgatgaaagaagagactaatctttcttttggtagattccatatttccatatttttatagcaatgggacacaatattctgtgggccttgcaaaagtcaaaatctagtaaaaataaataaataaataaatggctgggagtgaatgagttaaacttcacaaaactatttttcaaacagagaagaaaaaaaatttaaacaagcAGACATTTAAAATCAGTTGTTTTGCCGTTTTATTCTTGATACCTTGAGCAGCCAGGTGAGCACCGAGTCCCTGTAGGGAACAAACTTGCTCCTGTTCTTCCCTGCACCCTGATCCGCCAAGGCTGAGATAACCAAACCCAACGTGCTGAGAGATCTACGGGCAGGCAGAAAGAGGGGAGAAaagtgaacaattttaccttAGTAAAAAACTTCATTTCATCCCATTTACATTATGATTAAGTGTTTCAGTTCGCTCACTTGTTGATGTTGCTGCCTTCTTTCAGTCTTTCACCAGCTGCCCCGGTCTTGGCTGCACGTTCACTCCCTGCCAGGTCCACCAGACTAAGCTTGCTTACCTTCTCTCCACTTGTCTAAAGTAAATACACGACACAAGGAAACAATTACAGTGTACTGTTAAAATATTACATACTATTTAaacattggaaaaataaaatcacgttTATGTACAATACTGGATAATCAGAAATGAGCATCTCTATATTCATGGGCAAAGTGAAATGCAGGAAGTGCTAAGTTGTTGGCTTTGCCGTGTATGTGCGTCTCACCCCTGACTGCAAGTCCATTAGAGTGTGAGTGAGGATGATGTTAAACACGGCGTGAGATCGGCTGCTCTCTTCATTCATGTTTGTTGAGGCCACTGTGCGAGATTTATTTCCCTCCGACATCAGAGACTCAATGTCCTGCCGGAATCAAGAGAAACAATCGTGACTTTTTGGTATGCCGTCAGAGAAAGAGGAAAGCGGATTTGTAAGTTTACTTATACAACATCTATTATAAGCGCTAACCGCTGCTGTACCTTGTAGCAAGCCACAGCCAGACGTGACAGCCCATCAACGTAAGGTCCCAAAACGTTGTGCTCCCTTACCCTCAGCGTTTGCCGGCTTCTACAAATGCAGACGTACAGTTTCATTAAAAGCTGCTCTTTacaaatatactgtacaatagAAATCACATACGTAGAATAAACTCCACCTTGAGCGGAACGATTTAGTGTACGTGTACTGTACACAAGTCACTGGTTTTCCTCACCCTTTAGGGTCAAGCAGGTCTCGGACTTTCTCATTATAAATCTCCATGTAGGAGACTTCCACAGTGAAGCTCTCGCCCTCTCGGGCCTCCTTCGTGGTCCTGGAGAACAGGGAGCTGCAGAGGCGAGGGATCAGACCAGGCTGCTCTGCTGAGCCCATCATGGTGTAAGACTTCCCGGAGCCTAAAGATGCACACTTGGTGTCACAATCCACATCTGGAGTAAAAGTAACTATATCAATCAAAGAAATGTTTTGTACTTGTATTTCCgccattttattttgacatggGTGAAATTTACTATACAATTGTATACACTATACTTGTCTGTGAAGTAAATTCTGAAGATATGTTTAACAGCTGTTCTAGTCATGCATATAACATGtgtagtatgaaaaaaaaagaaaagaaaaaaaaagaaaagaaaaaaaaaagaaaaaaaaaaaaaagagtactaTGGTGGAGAGCTAGAGTAtttcattttgccattttaaggCACTCTCAGATGTATTTAAAAGCCAGAA
This genomic interval carries:
- the LOC144010423 gene encoding kinesin-like protein KIF13B isoform X3; this encodes MDDNKLNDSNVKVAVRVRPMSRREKDLTAKCVVEMEGNQTILNPAIATLSKGDPRNQPKVFAYDHCFWSMDESQKDKFAGQEVVFQCLGESLLDNAFMGYNACIFAYGQTGSGKSYTMMGSAEQPGLIPRLCSSLFSRTTKEAREGESFTVEVSYMEIYNEKVRDLLDPKGSRQTLRVREHNVLGPYVDGLSRLAVACYKDIESLMSEGNKSRTVASTNMNEESSRSHAVFNIILTHTLMDLQSGTSGEKVSKLSLVDLAGSERAAKTGAAGERLKEGSNINKSLSTLGLVISALADQGAGKNRSKFVPYRDSVLTWLLKDSLGGNSRTAMVATISPAADNYDETLSTLRYADRAKSIVNHAVVNEDPNARIIRELREEVEKLKEQLTEAESMKAPELKERLEESEKLIQEMTVTWEEKLRKTESIAQERQRQLESLGISLQSSGIRVVDDKCFLVNLNADPALNELLVYYLKEHTRVGSSKSQDIQLCGMAIQAEHCIIDVTQNDGVVLTPHRNARTWVNGTVVTSPVHLHHGDRILWGNNHFFRINLPKHLVHARGEEEEEGRAKMKTSLSTEQLEVDIDASSDVSSDVGFEFAQAEVMMKGMANNDPLQSVLQTLERQHEEEKRCALERQRQMYEQELQQLRLRLNPERSPNLLDLSGLPNSAAATSTSPVSHKRMRRWSEDREAMITRSLRRLKEQIVRANLLAQEACFIAEELNKRTEYLVTLQIPAANLDANRKRDVVLSEPAIQVRRKGRGKQIWAMEKMENRLVDMRDLYQEWKDFDEDNPVMRSYFKRADPFFDEQENHSLIGVANVFLACLFYDVKLQYAVPIINQKGEVAGRLHVEVWRGTESSEDEGSQLTNTDGDAQERKLNCVVKILQATGLPRHLSNFVFCQYHFCGQAEPIFIPPEMARAPSPSASKDPQCTVVFDSSKALSVPVSEDFLEYLSEGAVAIEVYGHKQDNHRRNLALWDLGVIQAKTRSLRERWSEVTRRVELWVHLMELNDAGQFTPVEILPAKDVRTGGIFQLKQGQSRRVQVELRSVPDSGTMPLISISILSVSIGDVKVQNTTKGRDSLLVRDEEMDSYQEMDLERMREQWLATLTQRQEYLDQQLQKIVSKPDKSEDDLERESQLLECRLTLTEERNAVLVPSAGSGIPGAPVERVPVPGMETHIPVLFLDLSADDFQSNLSAPLAGGVDAYLAGEYEDDFFDLHIVKHSDSEIKVEASWDSTVHECPELSRVASGEQRVYLTVRVVVELSHPAHMQLVLRKRICVNVAGKKGFAQSLLKRMSQRSTIPGCGVTFEIVSNIPGDFHGPEDREMLARLAASTDDDQSGDSEAAIEKYLRSVLAVENILTLDRLRQEVTVREQLAVKGKATRRCLSSPNVNRGWESHQDLSAAAPPQSRRTMPSSISHNLHPDTGSALSSLPPVKAVPNLLKSLLSGGKEESGDQMTVHQQAGCPEPPQDRIDVFDLLSTGHNVPRIMVQSATVEEGMNTRQQFPTEEMIPPAIHQESPRSVPLPPPIIPETEDSTQSEASSGYISTSISTATLSDVYTLSWDLPPSSGQRADEEEQKAIPRLPLQSDVGAGSEPHESFRAAAENNDNPSDLNRSHREPNPSRAVQGSDIPTTHFEHGSIESERLDSVRQLTDSKPKTSVLESVQMKESTKAIQEVSEMKEHSKQDQAKMESAPVSAQISLKDSDPLACSQEQSSGSAIPTSSTDEVHLEATLEADTQRSKSPTAAVNPFKIQKVQSSDLKSFQRILGEPEAEPLQADISKSDPVLAEPLELILDCEEGEAAAAVTLPDWMKEGEFVTVGTNKRGTVRYVGPTDFAEGTWVGVELEVPAGKNDGSVGGKHYFHCNPGYGVLVRPDRVSRGGGKRRRQQHKRRSANLSGSTPNLAALTALAKGEGAFASSSSSSSSSSRNSGEVYKNS
- the LOC144010423 gene encoding kinesin-like protein KIF13B isoform X6, which codes for MDDNKLNDSNVKVAVRVRPMSRREKDLTAKCVVEMEGNQTILNPAIATLSKGDPRNQPKVFAYDHCFWSMDESQKDKFAGQEVVFQCLGESLLDNAFMGYNACIFAYGQTGSGKSYTMMGSAEQPGLIPRLCSSLFSRTTKEAREGESFTVEVSYMEIYNEKVRDLLDPKGSRQTLRVREHNVLGPYVDGLSRLAVACYKDIESLMSEGNKSRTVASTNMNEESSRSHAVFNIILTHTLMDLQSGTSGEKVSKLSLVDLAGSERAAKTGAAGERLKEGSNINKSLSTLGLVISALADQGAGKNRSKFVPYRDSVLTWLLKDSLGGNSRTAMVATISPAADNYDETLSTLRYADRAKSIVNHAVVNEDPNARIIRELREEVEKLKEQLTEAESMKAPELKERLEESEKLIQEMTVTWEEKLRKTESIAQERQRQLESLGISLQSSGIRVVDDKCFLVNLNADPALNELLVYYLKEHTRVGSSKSQDIQLCGMAIQAEHCIIDVTQNDGVVLTPHRNARTWVNGTVVTSPVHLHHGDRILWGNNHFFRINLPKHLVHARGEEEEEGRAKMKTSLSTEQLEVDIDASSDVSSDVGFEFAQAEVMMKGMANNDPLQSVLQTLERQHEEEKRCALERQRQMYEQELQQLRLRLNPERSPNLLDLSGLPNSAAATSTSPVSHKRMRRWSEDREAMITRSLRRLKEQIVRANLLAQEACFIAEELNKRTEYLVTLQIPAANLDANRKRDVVLSEPAIQVRRKGRGKQIWAMEKMENRLVDMRDLYQEWKDFDEDNPVMRSYFKRADPFFDEQENHSLIGVANVFLACLFYDVKLQYAVPIINQKGEVAGRLHVEVWRGTESSEDEGSQLTNTDGDAQERKLNCVVKILQATGLPRHLSNFVFCQYHFCGQAEPIFIPPEMARAPSPSASKDPQCTVVFDSSKALSVPVSEDFLEYLSEGAVAIEVYGHKQDNHRRNLALWDLGVIQAKTRSLRERWSEVTRRVELWVHLMELNDAGQFTPVEILPAKDVRTGGIFQLKQGQSRRVQVELRSVPDSGTMPLISISILSVSIGDVKVQNTTKGRDSLLVRDEEMDSYQEMDLERMREQWLATLTQRQEYLDQQLQKIVSKPDKSEDDLERESQLLECRLTLTEERNAVLVPSAGSGIPGAPVERVPVPGMETHIPVLFLDLSADDFQSNLSAPLAGGVDAYLAGEYEDDFFDLHIVKHSDSEIKVEASWDSTVHECPELSRVASGEQRVYLTVRVVVELSHPAHMQLVLRKRICVNVAGKKGFAQSLLKRMSQRSTIPGCGVTFEIVSNIPGDFHGPEDREMLARLAASTDDDQSGDSEAAIEKYLRSVLAVENILTLDRLRQEVTVREQLAVKGKATRRCLSSPNVNRLSASNLDVFSSTHKFGDFKGWESHQDLSAAAPPQSRRTMPSSISHNLHPDTVKAVPNLLKSLLSGGKEESGDQMTVHQQNVPRIMVQSATVEEGMNTRQQFPTEEMIPPAIHQESPRSVPLPPPIIPETEDSTQSEASSGYISTSISTATLSDVYTLSWDLPPSSGQRADEEEQKAIPRLPLQSDVGAGSEPHESFRAAAENNDNPSDLNRSHREPNPSRAVQGSDIPTTHFEHGSIESERLDSVRQLTDSKPKTSVLESVQMKESTKAIQEVSEMKEHSKQDQAKMESAPVSAQISLKDSDPLACSQEQSSGSAIPTSSTDEVHLEATLEADTQRSKSPTAAVNPFKIQKVQSSDLKSFQRILGEPEAEPLQADISKSDPVLAEPLELILDCEEGEAAAAVTLPDWMKEGEFVTVGTNKRGTVRYVGPTDFAEGTWVGVELEVPAGKNDGSVGGKHYFHCNPGYGVLVRPDRVSRGGGKRRRQQHKRRSANLSGSTPNLAALTALAKGEGAFASSSSSSSSSSRNSGEVYKNS
- the LOC144010423 gene encoding kinesin-like protein KIF13B isoform X5 — translated: MDDNKLNDSNVKVAVRVRPMSRREKDLTAKCVVEMEGNQTILNPAIATLSKGDPRNQPKVFAYDHCFWSMDESQKDKFAGQEVVFQCLGESLLDNAFMGYNACIFAYGQTGSGKSYTMMGSAEQPGLIPRLCSSLFSRTTKEAREGESFTVEVSYMEIYNEKVRDLLDPKGSRQTLRVREHNVLGPYVDGLSRLAVACYKDIESLMSEGNKSRTVASTNMNEESSRSHAVFNIILTHTLMDLQSGTSGEKVSKLSLVDLAGSERAAKTGAAGERLKEGSNINKSLSTLGLVISALADQGAGKNRSKFVPYRDSVLTWLLKDSLGGNSRTAMVATISPAADNYDETLSTLRYADRAKSIVNHAVVNEDPNARIIRELREEVEKLKEQLTEAESMKAPELKERLEESEKLIQEMTVTWEEKLRKTESIAQERQRQLESLGISLQSSGIRVVDDKCFLVNLNADPALNELLVYYLKEHTRVGSSKSQDIQLCGMAIQAEHCIIDVTQNDGVVLTPHRNARTWVNGTVVTSPVHLHHGDRILWGNNHFFRINLPKHLVHARGEEEEEGRAKMKTSLSTEQLEVDIDASSDVSSDVGFEFAQAEVMMKGMANNDPLQSVLQTLERQHEEEKRCALERQRQMYEQELQQLRLRLNPERSPNLLDLSGLPNSAAATSTSPVSHKRMRRWSEDREAMITRSLRRLKEQIVRANLLAQEACFIAEELNKRTEYLVTLQIPAANLDANRKRDVVLSEPAIQVRRKGRGKQIWAMEKMENRLVDMRDLYQEWKDFDEDNPVMRSYFKRADPFFDEQENHSLIGVANVFLACLFYDVKLQYAVPIINQKGEVAGRLHVEVWRGTESSEDEGSQLTNTDGDAQERKLNCVVKILQATGLPRHLSNFVFCQYHFCGQAEPIFIPPEMARAPSPSASKDPQCTVVFDSSKALSVPVSEDFLEYLSEGAVAIEVYGHKQDNHRRNLALWDLGVIQAKTRSLRERWSEVTRRVELWVHLMELNDAGQFTPVEILPAKDVRTGGIFQLKQGQSRRVQVELRSVPDSGTMPLISISILSVSIGDVKVQNTTKGRDSLLVRDEEMDSYQEMDLERMREQWLATLTQRQEYLDQQLQKIVSKPDKSEDDLERESQLLECRLTLTEERNAVLVPSAGSGIPGAPVERVPVPGMETHIPVLFLDLSADDFQSNLSAPLAGGVDAYLAGEYEDDFFDLHIVKHSDSEIKVEASWDSTVHECPELSRVASGEQRVYLTVRVVVELSHPAHMQLVLRKRICVNVAGKKGFAQSLLKRMSQRSTIPGCGVTFEIVSNIPGDFHGPEDREMLARLAASTDDDQSGDSEAAIEKYLRSVLAVENILTLDRLRQEVTVREQLAVKGKATRRCLSSPNVNRGWESHQDLSAAAPPQSRRTMPSSISHNLHPDTVKAVPNLLKSLLSGGKEESGDQMTVHQQAGCPEPPQDRIDVFDLLSTGHNVPRIMVQSATVEEGMNTRQQFPTEEMIPPAIHQESPRSVPLPPPIIPETEDSTQSEASSGYISTSISTATLSDVYTLSWDLPPSSGQRADEEEQKAIPRLPLQSDVGAGSEPHESFRAAAENNDNPSDLNRSHREPNPSRAVQGSDIPTTHFEHGSIESERLDSVRQLTDSKPKTSVLESVQMKESTKAIQEVSEMKEHSKQDQAKMESAPVSAQISLKDSDPLACSQEQSSGSAIPTSSTDEVHLEATLEADTQRSKSPTAAVNPFKIQKVQSSDLKSFQRILGEPEAEPLQADISKSDPVLAEPLELILDCEEGEAAAAVTLPDWMKEGEFVTVGTNKRGTVRYVGPTDFAEGTWVGVELEVPAGKNDGSVGGKHYFHCNPGYGVLVRPDRVSRGGGKRRRQQHKRRSANLSGSTPNLAALTALAKGEGAFASSSSSSSSSSRNSGEVYKNS